CTGTCCAACGAAGTGATTAGGTCATCGCTATTTCACACGGCCCCCTCCTGAACGTATGGAAATGATTAAAAACTACCCATGACGCATATGCGTCATGGGTAGTTTTTAATCGCAATTGTATCTGCCAGATTTCTCCTCTACCTTACGATTTTTATCTTTCTTGTCCGCCACCAACCGTGAGAGGCCAGATGCTCCACATACTCAGCAGATCTATTCAGCAAAACTGCCCGTTAGTTGAGTAAAAGCAGCTAATCACAATGATCAGCTGCTTTCTTGTTGTTATTGAGCTAACGTTTCCCGTTAGCTTAATACATCAGGCGCAAAGTTTCATTTATTATTGAACAATTTCATTTACTAATTCATCATTCCAATGATTATCGGTATACCCACGGCTGTTGTTCCATTCTGCTAACATTTTTCTTTGTCTCAATTCTAAATCTCTGTAAGGGGCTGCAACAAACTCGATGTCGTGGAACAAATCATTATAAATAGGTAATTCGCTATTTAATTCCTTGAATTTTTTAAATGCACCTATATCCTTATCATTTGCAGCCCAAACCACTTTTTTAATCAAAGACAATACGATTGTACCTGTGCACATGGGACAAGGCTCACAGGTAGTATATAAGGTAAGTTCGTTCTTAGGAATGAATTTCTTGCTCTCAAGATGAAGTATAACATTTCCAGCTTTTCTTATAGCGTCCACTTCGGCGTGAGCTGTAGAATCACAGCTTGAAAAAACTCTGTTCCTACCTCGGCTTACAACTGAACCATCTGCATCAACAATAATTGCACCGATAGAAAAAGTACCCTCATCTCTAGCCTTTTCTGCTTCTTCAAAAGCTAACAGAAGGTTTTGGTAATGCTTGTCCATATTATACACATCCCATCTCAGTAATTCCCAATAATAATATATTCCAAAAATATACTGCTACTCCTTCTCCCATAATGCTAATTTTTTCTTGTATGGCTAAGCTAATCTGCCCGCTAGCTTAATAAGGAGCTCATCATCCTAATATAATTTTCCTGTTCTCTACTTTCTATAAAGCTATACCAATAAGAATCGTTAGCATTTTGGCAACGATCCCTATTGTCAGTCCACTAGTTGAAATAAGCAACTGATCACTTCGATACCCTGCCGACTATAAGTCCTAGGGATATTAAGATTGCATCTGTTTACAAACAGTATTCTAATCATAGAAAGGAGACCTGAGATGATTCGCCTGTTAGCCTTGATTTTATACATCAAAAGGAATTACTTATGTAAGGTCACAGCCACTCACCCTAATTAGAGCGTCTCAACCAACTTCTGAATCTTTGAGTGGGAAATTAAATATACAGGACCCATTGTTTCTATTTTTCCGTCCTTTACACGTATAGCGCTCTCCTGTTCTGCCGCATAAACATCAATCTCTTCAGACAAGGGGAACAGGTAGCCTTGAACAAACGTGGCGTAATCGCGTTGAGAATGAGATTCGTAGGCAAAATGATCAAAGCCAATACCATCATAAATAATACTTGTTTCAACTTCATCAGTGTTATTCAAGCTTAACCATTTTGCAGCCATGTTTAACGCACCGGCGCTGGCCCCCAGGATAACGGCATTGCTATTCTTAATCGCATTCGATAATTCATAATCCAACAAAAAATCGTTCTGCAGAACAGGATATCCACCGCATAAAAAAATGACAGAAGCGTTCTGAATGAATCGCTGAGCATCTTCTTTCTGCATGCGGTAATCAATGAAATGATATTCATCAAAAATAATGTTAGCCTGATTCAACCAGGTCCATTCAGAAATATCATCCATGTTAATTTGCTCATCTGTATAACCAGACGGATCAGCACTAATCATAACAAGCGATTTTCTCTCTTGTATATCCTCCTGCAAATAATGGACCAGCTTCTCAGGAAAGAAATGATTAAACCAACTGAAATAGTAGTGAGTTTTCAAACTTGATTACCTCCATATGTATTCTTTACGTTCATCCATAGGATTCATAGACAACCTCTTTTTATATACATTATACAAAATAACCCAATTTATTGATAGTGCATTTACCATAGCTATAACCACGTTAAAAAGAGCCCGGTTCTTCCCCCGGGCAACATACATTTTTGTATAAGTCATTTACTTATAAACTCTACCATCTTCTGATGCAATTCCTTCTCGGAACATTGAAAGATACCATTAAAATCCTGGGGGTTACGGATCAATTTGTTTAACTGGTCTATTCCATATTGTTGAACAACAAACTCCACAAATAGGAACGAAAACTGAAAACCCTTCATCGTTTCGAATTCCCAGGTATCATTATCTAATTGTTCGAACGTTGGGATCTCTAAATTGTGAATAGACTCTTCTGTTGAACCTTCAATAAAGTCCTGAGTCATCCCCTTGGCTTCATATCCACCAATTCCTTGCCTTATCCATTTCGGAGCCTTCGGATTGATTTCACTTATTAGCCACATGGTGAACAAGTGAACCGTACCTTTAAGAATCGATTGATAGGTATGCTCCGGTCCTGGATTTAATGGAGATACAATTTTAAGAATACTCCCTTCATAGGTACCCATGAACCAATTCGGAGCATCTGCCTCTCCGACCGCTTGGTGAAACGATGGCATATCAGGATATACTTCAATCGTTACTTTTCGCGATGGATGATAATTGTACTTTAACGAGATTCGTTCAATATGATCACTTAGTTCATTGAACAAATCATGGTGTACTTTATTAGGCGTATTGTTCAATCCCTCGTTTTCACCCTTATTAACAATTGAAATCAAATCTTGAATAGACATGATCGTAACGCCTCCCCATTCTTTCAGTTCCTTTTTAAGTTTTTCCAAAGCTCTATAGAGTCTGTTCTTGACTGCACTCTCACGCATCCCTACAATCTTAGAAATTTCAAGCAATGTACAGTCCACAAAAAAGCGTAATGCAATGATTTCCTGGTCGGTTTCATTTAACTTTTTCAGCGCAACTCCGATATCAATTCGAAAATCAACATACTTCGTAAATTCAAGGGAGATCGACTGTGATTCATATCCCGTAAAATCAAACGGCGTTTCTTTTTTTCGCGATAATCTTCGATATTCGTTTTTCACTGTATTCTGAGCAATCTTGAATATCCACGTGAATAAATTTGATTTCCCTTGGAATCGGTGAAGATTCTCGACTGCTTTTAAAAACACCTGTTGAGTCAAATCATCTGCAACCATCGGGTTCAATTTCAGGGAAAAGTAGTTGCAAATTCTTTGACGATACAGCTCATAAGTGTTTTCAAAGTTAGTGATACTTTCCTGTTTATCCGGATAAACAGGTTTTGTGTCATGAGCTCCTGACATGGTAAGAACCTCCTCTTGATTTACAATGAATTAGACACCAGAGAGAGTCAGAAGGCCACATAAATATAAAATAAATATGTATTCAATCTTTCAGGTTTGTTACTTACAGGACTAATCACCTTTTTGAAATCTCACTTCATATCATCTCTATGATTTCATATCTTTACAAATTTATAATGATAAGCAAAGATTGGAATAGTTCGGGAGGGAATCACATCATGTACCCGCCTTCCCAAAATGAAGGAGAGATAATAATGAAATACACTAATGTTTTATTATCAAGCGTCATTGTTTTAGGTAGCTTAGGCACGTTATCAACTGCATCATCTTCACTTCATACTTCAGATAAAATAGCACATATTGTTGCTAACTCAACATCTGTGAACTCTTCGACATACCAGAGTATATCTAAGTTTGAAAAAACAAAAGGCTCAAACAAAATTGTCTGGAGAGGTGACGACATCACGATAACCGCGAACACCTTAAAGCTAGATGTTGCAGCTGATTTTGAGCAAAACATCATTGACACCATTGTAGTTACTCATGGTAAAGAAAAGCACACCCTACAAACGGGAGATTTTGAAGTTAAATTATTGGATATCACTAGTGTTGCTGAATCTCCATCGAATGAATGGATTACTATCCAAGTAGAAAAAAGTGCTGGCAGCAACCTCATTCTCATGAACCTTAAAACAGGAAAGTACACGATTATAAACGAACGTCTTGAAAAAGCAGGTAAACAAAATGTAGAAACCATTTCATCATATAATTGGTCACCAAAAGAAGACATCATTGCATTTTCTTATGGAAGTACGGATAAAAGCACATTAGCAATATACGACACTAAGAAAGACAGTGTTGTTTATCTCCCTCGGGCAACCAACTATATTAGTACAGGTCTAATATTATGGCATAAGAACGGAAAAAGTATTGATTATATTAGTGAGTATCCTTCAGATCAATGGATTCTTTTCAGATACGATACAGAAAGCAAAAAAGTTAAGCCTGTAAAAAAAATCACAAAAAAAGAATTTCAGCAGTGGTTTAAATTAGATAAATATCCTACAAAATAATAAAAAAAATGGATTAAACGTAAAATACGTTTCTTCAGTTCAACTTATATAGCAAAAAGGCGAGTCTCCATTAATCGGGGGACTCGCCTTTTTGCTATATAATAAATATTTAAGAAGTTCCTTTTTGTTTACTCGCCTGCATCTGCTGGGCAAATCTCATCATCTCTTCGAACTCTTCCTCAGATACGGCATCCCCATCGGTGCTTATGTCTTGTACAATCGGAATTTCGGGCTTGGCTTTGGTTCCTTTGCCGTATGTACGGGTACGGGTTCCAGCTGCACCAGCAGCCTGTTTGCCTTTGACCTTGGCCTGATCACGAATATATTGAACAGCTTTCTCATATGAGTTTACCTGTTTAAGCAGCATGTTGGAGGCGATTGCCTCAACAAAGTTACGGTTAATCCGCTGCTCTCCGCCGGATACAAGCAATGCCATCAAATAATGAATCAATACATTGATGACTTCACCAGGCAACTTGTAGCTCAGATCAATTTTCTCAAATATATCGATCAGATTGTCTGGTACTGCACCTGGGAAGAACGTCTGCAGCAGACGCGTATACGGCTCATTCCGCAACATCATATTGTATTGATGAATATCACACTTGGTCATAAATTGCGGAGGTACTTCGACGTAATATTCCATCTGCACTCCATGCTCAACAGGTGGTTCACCAGAGTCCTCTTTCCGTTCAGGCTCCTCCATATGCTGTCTCAGTGCCACGACCTTGGCTGCCTGTACAGTCTGTTGCTCATGGCGCTTCTTGGTCTGCCTGAACTGCATGCTCGCCTTATGCTGAAGATCATCCAGAATCAGCTGGCCCTGTGGGCTGAAGATATCATCTTCGTCCAGGAGTCGGCATACATCCTGCACACTGAGATTAAACTTGTTCACTACATAATTTACAATGCCCAGTTGTTCATGATCGAATCGCAATTGTTCCACATGACGACGATTGACCGACTCCCGCGGGAAACGCAAAATAATGTCGGCATAGTTCAAACTGTTTTCTTCCGCTGCATCATTCGTGCCTGTCCGCTGAGCCGTAGTTGATACTTCCGACAAAGCCTGCTCCAACTCGTAATCAATCACATGGGTATTCAATTCAAATATATCGTAAAAGGGAACGGAAATATTCTCTTTATTGGCTGCCGGATAAGGTGCGTCCCCATTTTCCACTGCCGAGAAACCCGAACGCAGGGAAAGGACGGCGAATTTGCCTATCTTGTCACGAAGCAGCAGTGTCAAATGCTGTGTCCGGAAAAACTCTGCCGGAGAGAGCGGCGGTTGCAGCTCATATTCGTAGATGTAATCATCATTTTCCGGTATATATAACCGTGAAGTCTGAAGTAGCCCCACTGCCTCAAGCTTGGATGTCTGCTCTAACATATATTTGCGCCCCTTCTCACTTGGCTCCAAGCCAAGCGTCATGAACAGCCTCCGTTGCTGTTCAAGCGGCGAATAACCGACCTGTTCACCGGGAAGATGCTGAAACAACAGCCGATACAAGCCAACCGCAAAAGCACCTACCATGGGCTGATATGCTCCTGTAAGCATACGGTCATCCAGGGCGCTAAGTCCAAACTCCCTGTATACGCAGTAGCGATGATGTTCAGTATAATGGTGCAGATTCTTCATGCGCATAGCCTGATCTCCTTCTCCCCAAAAGTATGTTTATCTATTCTATCATAAATGTCTGATCCTCAAATGCTCAAAAACAGGTAAAAAGATGGCCTGTTCTCGCTCCGTTTCATCCTAGGTCGACATCATTCACGTTTTCGCCGAATTCAGCAATTTCTAAAATAAAAATGTCGAGAGCCGCTAGAATACTATAAAAGCTCTAGCCGCAGAATACAAGGGAATATCTGAAGAGAATGTTCTCCAGATGTATATGAAGTACAACTGTACAATAATCCTTCTAATATAAATGAATAGCAAAAAAGCCTTCCCTTTGTACTCGTAAGCGTTTACGACAAAGACAAGACTTTCACGCGATTACAGTGGCATGTTCTACCTCTTTCCAACAATCTAAAACATTCTGTACCCACCCAAACGCAACTTCTGGATCGTCCAGCCACTGATTACCGCACCAGCCAGTCCAGCGATGCCCGTCATATAGTCTACAAGCTGGAAAGAACCCAGATGTGACATCAGAGATGACGAATGATCCCATAGAGAGTACACGACGACAGGCAAAATTACAATAATGAACAGATAGGAAGGAAACCAGGTTGTCTTCATCAGCATGTTCAGAATGAAACCGATACCAAACATCATAACGAAAAATAATACCATCAATACCAACACAGGTATAAATTGCATCGGGCGACATTCACCTCTTCTTTCACACATTCAGGTTTCACTTCTGGATAGTAGTTAGTGTACCGCAAAAAATGTGGCGAAGCAACGAACTTTCTGGACAAATTTCCCTATATTTATACTCTGTTCATTTGCCCTTCTGCTTCATGTTGGGATACAATGTAAACGATAAAGCAATCACCCGTCCCTTATAGTGCGTGTTCAAAAAGACTGGTTTTCAGTACCGAGAAGATGGAATGAAGTTAGAAATGGAGCAGCGGAGCGTAGATAGAGCTACGTGAGCAACTACAATGTTTCCGAAGGAAACATACTTCGTAAGCATCCACTTATTTCGGCTGAATGCCATATTTGATGTTGATGATGCCACCAGGCATGATTCGTAATCAAAAGCGGACTTTTTGAACAACCTCTTATAGGGATTTGGAAATATACCTTGCAGGAGGAACACAACCAATGAACGAAGCCGCATCAACACTGGAGGGCTGGTACGCCCTGCATGATTTTCGCTCGATTAACTGGGCCGCCTGGAAAGCAGCAGATGATGAAGAACGCGCTGTAGCACTGGACGAGCTTCAGGAATTCTGGAAAGAATGGAAAGAAGTCGAGGATTCATCCAAAGGAAGTACCGTTGTATATACGGTTGTAGGTCAAAAAGCAGACCTCGTCATGATGCACCTGCGTGAAACGCTGGAAGATCTGAAGGCTGTTGAGAACGCGTTTAACAAAA
This Paenibacillus xylanexedens DNA region includes the following protein-coding sequences:
- a CDS encoding nucleoside deaminase; the protein is MDKHYQNLLLAFEEAEKARDEGTFSIGAIIVDADGSVVSRGRNRVFSSCDSTAHAEVDAIRKAGNVILHLESKKFIPKNELTLYTTCEPCPMCTGTIVLSLIKKVVWAANDKDIGAFKKFKELNSELPIYNDLFHDIEFVAAPYRDLELRQRKMLAEWNNSRGYTDNHWNDELVNEIVQ
- a CDS encoding cyanophycinase — translated: MKTHYYFSWFNHFFPEKLVHYLQEDIQERKSLVMISADPSGYTDEQINMDDISEWTWLNQANIIFDEYHFIDYRMQKEDAQRFIQNASVIFLCGGYPVLQNDFLLDYELSNAIKNSNAVILGASAGALNMAAKWLSLNNTDEVETSIIYDGIGFDHFAYESHSQRDYATFVQGYLFPLSEEIDVYAAEQESAIRVKDGKIETMGPVYLISHSKIQKLVETL
- a CDS encoding RNA polymerase sigma factor, which codes for MSGAHDTKPVYPDKQESITNFENTYELYRQRICNYFSLKLNPMVADDLTQQVFLKAVENLHRFQGKSNLFTWIFKIAQNTVKNEYRRLSRKKETPFDFTGYESQSISLEFTKYVDFRIDIGVALKKLNETDQEIIALRFFVDCTLLEISKIVGMRESAVKNRLYRALEKLKKELKEWGGVTIMSIQDLISIVNKGENEGLNNTPNKVHHDLFNELSDHIERISLKYNYHPSRKVTIEVYPDMPSFHQAVGEADAPNWFMGTYEGSILKIVSPLNPGPEHTYQSILKGTVHLFTMWLISEINPKAPKWIRQGIGGYEAKGMTQDFIEGSTEESIHNLEIPTFEQLDNDTWEFETMKGFQFSFLFVEFVVQQYGIDQLNKLIRNPQDFNGIFQCSEKELHQKMVEFISK
- a CDS encoding helicase DnaB, which translates into the protein MRMKNLHHYTEHHRYCVYREFGLSALDDRMLTGAYQPMVGAFAVGLYRLLFQHLPGEQVGYSPLEQQRRLFMTLGLEPSEKGRKYMLEQTSKLEAVGLLQTSRLYIPENDDYIYEYELQPPLSPAEFFRTQHLTLLLRDKIGKFAVLSLRSGFSAVENGDAPYPAANKENISVPFYDIFELNTHVIDYELEQALSEVSTTAQRTGTNDAAEENSLNYADIILRFPRESVNRRHVEQLRFDHEQLGIVNYVVNKFNLSVQDVCRLLDEDDIFSPQGQLILDDLQHKASMQFRQTKKRHEQQTVQAAKVVALRQHMEEPERKEDSGEPPVEHGVQMEYYVEVPPQFMTKCDIHQYNMMLRNEPYTRLLQTFFPGAVPDNLIDIFEKIDLSYKLPGEVINVLIHYLMALLVSGGEQRINRNFVEAIASNMLLKQVNSYEKAVQYIRDQAKVKGKQAAGAAGTRTRTYGKGTKAKPEIPIVQDISTDGDAVSEEEFEEMMRFAQQMQASKQKGTS
- a CDS encoding YuiB family protein, which codes for MQFIPVLVLMVLFFVMMFGIGFILNMLMKTTWFPSYLFIIVILPVVVYSLWDHSSSLMSHLGSFQLVDYMTGIAGLAGAVISGWTIQKLRLGGYRMF